From the Triticum urartu cultivar G1812 unplaced genomic scaffold, Tu2.1 TuUngrouped_contig_5942, whole genome shotgun sequence genome, one window contains:
- the LOC125529908 gene encoding uncharacterized protein LOC125529908 isoform X1, whose amino-acid sequence MEHLVELYSGWEIQLLVLLSFTLQSFLFFAGRLRRRSSNSFLRLCLWAVYLGADLVAVYALGYLSKRQDVTIETNILTRTQPLAFFWAPFLLIHLGGQDTITAFAMEDNNLWLRHLLNLVMQVALALYVFWKSIGKHSADLLLAGSFVFVTGIIKYGERTWSLKCGSLQSLESSDALRYKMELPEGIAGDVGVVRAALDSMPFVLDVMAERNLLDLGREYMNKIDDPEQMIRMVRLQLGMIYDDLYTKSLVLRTRSGVILRCISQASVIVAFVLFHASSRDNYSKADIAITYSLFVGCFFFEVSSTFVSMLSPWTWAWLKVRRCDALASLWVFFCSDIGYPRTMKQQRWPNLIGQYNLHSWLTDSGPKQSIIMVVFRKLFVDLLGVKKKKIFWMSKLLDTGYVDVGSKIVECVAEEISLLTFDSDIDKPNEWPKIGSLLKEASELFANDFGMAIIWMHAVTELLLKKCESSHSDIEFHGTSEFGLMILVCRKLSKYIMYLFIHHPSMLPLSISPAPTLAQAHEVYDDFTKDSVELEVSKETVEEVARMWTRLLVYAAGKSKAAPHVALLSRGGELITFAWLIMAHCGFGDTRVRRLQLTNIDAHIVRELDFTPRHLFNLPMEDQISDSANRRSKLDDENANGMTTKSDRFVVGSRSFP is encoded by the exons ATGGAGCATTTGGTCGAATTATACAGCGGGTGGGAAATCCAACTTCTTGTACTGCTCAGCTTCACATTGCAGTCGTTCCTCTTCTTTGCTGGCAGACTGCGGCGCCGAAGCAGCAACAGCTTTCTCAGGCTCTGCCTCTGGGCAGTTTATTTGGGGGCAGACCTGGTAGCAGTGTATGCACTGGGCTATCTCTCTAAGCGCCAGGATGTCACCATTGAAACGAACATACTTACAAGAACCCAACCACTAGCTTTCTTTTGGGCACCATTCCTCCTCATCCATCTTGGTGGGCAGGATACCATCACTGCTTTCGCCATGGAGGACAACAACTTGTGGTTGAGGCATCTGTTGAATCTGGTGATGCAAGTTGCCCTAGCTTTATATGTTTTTTGGAAGTCCATTGGTAAACACAGTGCAGACCTTCTGCTTGCGGGTAGCTTTGTGTTTGTTACTGGAATTATCAAGTATGGAGAAAGAACATGGTCTCTCAAGTGTGGCAGCCTTCAAAGTCTCGAGAGCTCAGATGCACTGCGTTACAAAATGGAACTGCCTGAAGGAATCGCTGGTGATGTTGGCGTTGTTCGTGCTGCTCTGGATTCCATGCCATTTGTCCTTGATGTCATGGCCGAACGCAACTTGCTTGATCTCGGCCGAGAATATATGAACAAAATAGATGACCCTGAGCAAATGATACGGATGGTGAGGCTTCAGCTTGGCATGATATACGACGATCTCTACACTAAGTCTCTTGTGCTCAGAACACGGAGTGGAGTTATACTTAGATGCATCTCTCAGGCCTCGGTAATAGTTGCCTTTGTGCTCTTCCATGCAAGTAGCAGAGACAATTATAGCAAAGCTGACATTGCCATCACCTATTCGCTATTTGTGGGTTGTTTTTTCTTTGAAGTCAGTTCAACGTTTGTTTCCATGTTGTCACCTTGGACATGGGCATGGTTGAAGGTTAGAAGGTGTGATGCACTCGCCAGTTTGTGGGTTTTCTTTTGCTCTGACATCGGATATCCAAGGACGATGAAGCAGCAGCGGTGGCCAAATTTGATTGGACAGTACAACTTACATAGCTGGTTGACTGACAGCGGCCCGAAGCAAAGCATAATAATGGTTGTGTTCAGAAAGTTGTTTGTGGATTTGTTGGGTGTCAAAAAGAAGAAAATATTTTGGATGAGCAAGCTATTAGACACCGGTTACGTGGATGTGGGTAGCAAGATTGTGGAGTGTGTTGCAGAAGAGATTAGTCTCTTGACATTTGATTCCGATATTGATAAACCCAATGAATGGCCAAAAATTGGTTCCTTGTTGAAAGAGGCATCAGAACTTTTTGCTAATGATTTTGGTATGGCAATTATCTGGATGCATGCAGTTACTGAGTTGCTTTTGAAAAAATGTGAATCTTCCCATTCAGATATAGAGTTTCATGGTACAAGTGAATTTGGTTTGATGATTTTGGTATGTCGGAAGCTATCCAAGTACATAATGTACCTTTTCATTCACCACCCTTCCATGCTGCCGCTCTCTATCAGCCCAGCACCTACCCTGGCTCAGGCTCACGAAGTATATGATGATTTCACCAAGGATAGTGTTGAGTTGGAGGTAAGCAAGGAAACAGTGGAGGAGGTAGCACGCATGTGGACGCGGCTACTTGTTTACGCTGCTGGCAAGTCCAAGGCGGCGCCGCATGTTGCGCTGCTGAGCAGAGGAGGAGAGCTCATCACATTCGCATGGCTAATCATGGCCCACTGCGGGTTTGGGGATACCCGCGTTAGAAGACTTCAACTTACCAATATTGATGCCCACATAGTGAGAGAATTAGATTTTACACCGCGACACCTCTTCAATCTTCCCATGGAAGATCAGATATCGGACTCTGCTAATCG CAGGTCAAAATTGGATGATGAGAACGCGAATGGGATGACGACTAAGTCAGATCGCTTCGTGGTTGGTAGCCGTAGCTTTCCATGA
- the LOC125529908 gene encoding uncharacterized protein LOC125529908 isoform X2, which produces MEHLVELYSGWEIQLLVLLSFTLQSFLFFAGRLRRRSSNSFLRLCLWAVYLGADLVAVYALGYLSKRQDVTIETNILTRTQPLAFFWAPFLLIHLGGQDTITAFAMEDNNLWLRHLLNLVMQVALALYVFWKSIGKHSADLLLAGSFVFVTGIIKYGERTWSLKCGSLQSLESSDALRYKMELPEGIAGDVGVVRAALDSMPFVLDVMAERNLLDLGREYMNKIDDPEQMIRMVRLQLGMIYDDLYTKSLVLRTRSGVILRCISQASVIVAFVLFHASSRDNYSKADIAITYSLFVGCFFFEVSSTFVSMLSPWTWAWLKVRRCDALASLWVFFCSDIGYPRTMKQQRWPNLIGQYNLHSWLTDSGPKQSIIMVVFRKLFVDLLGVKKKKIFWMSKLLDTGYVDVGSKIVECVAEEISLLTFDSDIDKPNEWPKIGSLLKEASELFANDFGMAIIWMHAVTELLLKKCESSHSDIEFHGTSEFGLMILVCRKLSKYIMYLFIHHPSMLPLSISPAPTLAQAHEVYDDFTKDSVELEVSKETVEEVARMWTRLLVYAAGKSKAAPHVALLSRGGELITFAWLIMAHCGFGDTRVRRLQLTNIDAHIVRELDFTPRHLFNLPMEDQISDSANRSKLDDENANGMTTKSDRFVVGSRSFP; this is translated from the exons ATGGAGCATTTGGTCGAATTATACAGCGGGTGGGAAATCCAACTTCTTGTACTGCTCAGCTTCACATTGCAGTCGTTCCTCTTCTTTGCTGGCAGACTGCGGCGCCGAAGCAGCAACAGCTTTCTCAGGCTCTGCCTCTGGGCAGTTTATTTGGGGGCAGACCTGGTAGCAGTGTATGCACTGGGCTATCTCTCTAAGCGCCAGGATGTCACCATTGAAACGAACATACTTACAAGAACCCAACCACTAGCTTTCTTTTGGGCACCATTCCTCCTCATCCATCTTGGTGGGCAGGATACCATCACTGCTTTCGCCATGGAGGACAACAACTTGTGGTTGAGGCATCTGTTGAATCTGGTGATGCAAGTTGCCCTAGCTTTATATGTTTTTTGGAAGTCCATTGGTAAACACAGTGCAGACCTTCTGCTTGCGGGTAGCTTTGTGTTTGTTACTGGAATTATCAAGTATGGAGAAAGAACATGGTCTCTCAAGTGTGGCAGCCTTCAAAGTCTCGAGAGCTCAGATGCACTGCGTTACAAAATGGAACTGCCTGAAGGAATCGCTGGTGATGTTGGCGTTGTTCGTGCTGCTCTGGATTCCATGCCATTTGTCCTTGATGTCATGGCCGAACGCAACTTGCTTGATCTCGGCCGAGAATATATGAACAAAATAGATGACCCTGAGCAAATGATACGGATGGTGAGGCTTCAGCTTGGCATGATATACGACGATCTCTACACTAAGTCTCTTGTGCTCAGAACACGGAGTGGAGTTATACTTAGATGCATCTCTCAGGCCTCGGTAATAGTTGCCTTTGTGCTCTTCCATGCAAGTAGCAGAGACAATTATAGCAAAGCTGACATTGCCATCACCTATTCGCTATTTGTGGGTTGTTTTTTCTTTGAAGTCAGTTCAACGTTTGTTTCCATGTTGTCACCTTGGACATGGGCATGGTTGAAGGTTAGAAGGTGTGATGCACTCGCCAGTTTGTGGGTTTTCTTTTGCTCTGACATCGGATATCCAAGGACGATGAAGCAGCAGCGGTGGCCAAATTTGATTGGACAGTACAACTTACATAGCTGGTTGACTGACAGCGGCCCGAAGCAAAGCATAATAATGGTTGTGTTCAGAAAGTTGTTTGTGGATTTGTTGGGTGTCAAAAAGAAGAAAATATTTTGGATGAGCAAGCTATTAGACACCGGTTACGTGGATGTGGGTAGCAAGATTGTGGAGTGTGTTGCAGAAGAGATTAGTCTCTTGACATTTGATTCCGATATTGATAAACCCAATGAATGGCCAAAAATTGGTTCCTTGTTGAAAGAGGCATCAGAACTTTTTGCTAATGATTTTGGTATGGCAATTATCTGGATGCATGCAGTTACTGAGTTGCTTTTGAAAAAATGTGAATCTTCCCATTCAGATATAGAGTTTCATGGTACAAGTGAATTTGGTTTGATGATTTTGGTATGTCGGAAGCTATCCAAGTACATAATGTACCTTTTCATTCACCACCCTTCCATGCTGCCGCTCTCTATCAGCCCAGCACCTACCCTGGCTCAGGCTCACGAAGTATATGATGATTTCACCAAGGATAGTGTTGAGTTGGAGGTAAGCAAGGAAACAGTGGAGGAGGTAGCACGCATGTGGACGCGGCTACTTGTTTACGCTGCTGGCAAGTCCAAGGCGGCGCCGCATGTTGCGCTGCTGAGCAGAGGAGGAGAGCTCATCACATTCGCATGGCTAATCATGGCCCACTGCGGGTTTGGGGATACCCGCGTTAGAAGACTTCAACTTACCAATATTGATGCCCACATAGTGAGAGAATTAGATTTTACACCGCGACACCTCTTCAATCTTCCCATGGAAGATCAGATATCGGACTCTGCTAATCG GTCAAAATTGGATGATGAGAACGCGAATGGGATGACGACTAAGTCAGATCGCTTCGTGGTTGGTAGCCGTAGCTTTCCATGA